The Longimicrobiaceae bacterium genomic interval GGGGTGCAGAGCATCTCGGCGAGCATGGAGCGAATTACCGGAATCCGACGACAGGGGAGCTACTGAACCGTGGACACTAATCCCTTTCTCCTTCGCGTTCGTGCGGTTGTCGATGCGGCACGCCCTTTGGGCGTGCAAACACTCGCGAACGGGACAAAGCTCGTTGGGCACGTACCCCACGTTGCTCCCGAGGCATGGTTGCACGTTGTCTTTCCAGCGCTTTCCGAGCCGGAGCTCGTGTCGCTTAAGACGAGCCTGGGAGGACCACTGCCGGAGGACTATCGGAACTTCCTCCGGCAGATGAACGGAATAAGGCTTTTCTCCGGAGCGCTCACCATTGACGGTTTGCGGAAGAGTTACGAACGAACCGGAGAGGCCGTATGGCAGCCGTTCGACGTAGTCGACCTGAATACGTTGGAGCGCCCGCAGGGCGCCAAACCAACTGACTTCTTCATTGGTGGGTACGATTGGGACGGATCAGTATTGTGCGTTGATACTGGTAGCGGTGAGACCTGGCGGCGTGATCGAGACGGGTTCCCTTCTCTGAACCGTTGGCCGAGCCTTTTTCATATGCTCGCCGATGAGACCGAGAGATTGGCCGGGCACTTCGATGCAGAAGGCAAGGAGATCAACCCATCGATACCTACCACGCCACCGTCGGATGCTTGACACATTCCCCGATTGGCAGGGGCGGGTGCGCAGAGCGAATCGGTGTCCGGTGGAGGGTCAGGAGCGATGAGCACGGTGGGCCGTCAGCCGGACGGCTCCCCTTCATCCACCAGTCGCCCCCGGGCGGGCCAGGTGGACAGCGTCTGGCGCGGCGGCGAAGGCCCGGGGGGAGCGCCCGCAGCGGATCGCGTACGACGCCGTGCTGCGCGACCTGGCGTCCACGACCAGCCCGCTCGGCCGTGTCGCCTCGTACACGGCGGACCGGATCGGCCGGGACAGAGGCGGTTCACCACGTGAACCCTCTTGCAGGACATCCTGGCTCAGCCGCAAAGGCCATCTTCCCTCTTCGCGGTCTACCGGCGTCCATACACAGCGGGGCATGGAACCTCCGCGCCTTTGTCGCCCGTTGCTAATGCGGCGGCACACGCGAACCTGATTCGCTTGGAGGCCGGGGTGCGATTGTTGTGGAACCCGTATATGGTCGCACTTCGGGGAGCTGCCAGCGCATCCGCAGTCGCTAGATTCCAAGGAGCGTCAAGATGGGTCGTCGTACGTGGCTCTCGGAACTCCGCGCCACCTCCCCGCGTCAGGTTCAACGCCGCGTGGACGCGATTGCAGAACGAATCGCATCACTCTCGTCGGAGGAGGCGCGAACGGCTGTGGAGAAGCTTTTTCTCAGCGGGTCGTTGTTTCGGTGTTTCCGGGCCCCACCTTCTCCGGAGGAAGCAGACATAGTCGCAGCGCTCCACGG includes:
- a CDS encoding SMI1/KNR4 family protein encodes the protein MQTLANGTKLVGHVPHVAPEAWLHVVFPALSEPELVSLKTSLGGPLPEDYRNFLRQMNGIRLFSGALTIDGLRKSYERTGEAVWQPFDVVDLNTLERPQGAKPTDFFIGGYDWDGSVLCVDTGSGETWRRDRDGFPSLNRWPSLFHMLADETERLAGHFDAEGKEINPSIPTTPPSDA